TCCCAGCACAGTATTCAGATCACatgtacacaactgtaaaccccaatacaaatcaactgaattattaaacagtagaattaacttttgatacaaactcctgctcagctaattagtattcattaacttttgatacagatctctactgattaaaataacaatactttgcattcaatttaatgtattcatttcacaagcaagataaaatattcgcgtccgatcTATATAGATGTTTACAATGGCTCGGCTATCGGCTCGCCATTGTAAACGCCCATAcagatctcccgctcatattttatctactacttATTGGCAAATAAAAGGATACGATCTTTAGAATTTGCTTTGATGTCAAAAAAATTTAGGTTAAGATTTTCAGCAAGCTTCTTCGCCAACACTCGTAgcttctaaagaaaaaaaggaaaccaaTATAAATATGACGAGTGATGATGAAGGTAAACGTAGATACCCAACCACTTTTAGAAGCTGACGGATTATTGCCTGAAAAGACTGTATTCAGCTAGGAGGGTAgacaagaaaaacagaaaaaaataacccgGTGACTAATAGAATGATAAAAGTACATTGACCAAAGAATTCAGTCAAGATAAAAAATTTATCTTTCTTCCGTCGAGAGGACATTGTCAAATCGCCGGAGTTACAGCTATATGTAACATGTTTTCCAGGGGAAACGGTGAAACAAGACTGTTGGTGGAAATAAGTGACAAAAAACACCAATGGGAAGTTTAATAGAGGGCCAATATGAAAGATCCATTTTATACGACTTCAGTTCCGTATTGCCTTGGTAAACGACTAGAATGAATGGTAGATAACTGTTCTCCTCCATTATTATATGTCAAGCAATTCTCAGACTAAACGGAGCACTCCGTTTTTTTTGCGCGCTGCGCTTGGTCCGTACttccacgacctcgggccaatattaaTATTCCCTAGAACAGACCTCGCGTTCGGTCAGGAAAAGGTTAATGTTGCATTTCTTGAAGAAAAGTGATTCACATTTTTTTCGATActcatatttttttcaaatacttcaaagataatttttttcctcCTGCTTCCCAGCTTTTCTTGTTACGAAGACTTAGCTGTTTAAGACTTCATCTTGAAACGTTCAGTccaagtttcagaaaaaaactgACTGTCAATAAACCTTGTCATTCTTCGTGTAAGAGGTAATCTTTTGTTCCGTAATATGAAATCCGTTGAGTACAACATAATAATACATCTCCCCGGCACCTACATGGAAAAGAAAGGAATCTCAGACAGTaatgaatattattatatggcttgtgtttgtagccgatataacgcgcgctctgattggctaattgtgactgaattgtagggcattatttagttcttattaaccgagcgggaggtctgtatgggagaatcttgaccaaggtcgccagtacagaccgaacgcagtgaggtctgtaccagcgaccgagatcaagattctcccatacagaccgacctagctcggttaataagatgtttattatatggccaagaacaatttaattcgtttaatgtaactggtttgtactaactgacattttgcttgcgaacggcgatgagtgacgatgaactgaacttaattctgtcaaagtttgctcgtcatcctctcttttgtcatcatgctgtttggcacttccgtaaataaatattggtagaagaaaatactcaatatttttgcattttaatttgcatcttttcaccgcaaaacactaccggtctagatgccggtctagatgggaaaatctagaccgcggtcaatatcgattttagccaatcaaattcgtgaattttgtagttcccagtcctcgtgagacagagccatataataatctcccgtaatgcccacgggccgattacgggcttgcaaaaacaaagcaaaaggtaattaaaaaccatataataaactacttactaaccgagctagctcgagccgtactggggaatattggccctcggtcgtttttgtacggaccgagcgcagcgaggtccgtactgccacgacctcgggccaatattccccagtacggccctcgcgctcggttagtaagaagttaaaaGTATCCGTCATCtcgtaaaaaaaaatctattttaaaGCACCCACCTGTGtattttaagaaatagaaaaagcacaaaaaaaaggTCGGTCCATGACGTCACAGTACTAATGTTCGTTCGCCAAAACAATCCTCTGAGAAGTTTAAGATGGTCGAATGCATGGGAAAGGTGGAAATGTGCAAAGTAGGTAATGTATTCTTGTAAGCATCTTATACAGTATAACCTAAATATCTATTCTGACGAGAGAGAGGTGCAAATCACTTCCTAATAAAAGACTTTCTCTCCTTCGtattttacatacatacatacatacatacatactttattgaacctccccaaaggggcttttcaggaacaataataattttaaaataataattgacataattatttaaattatttacaagattaaaataacCAATCATCACTATCAATTACATAACTACTTATCACGATATCAATCACTTCCTAAAAAATCCCTTAGCAGTTTGTTCCTTAAAcgcttcttaaagattatttcGTTGCTACAAAGTTTCACATTAGATTCCAAGGAATTCCATATGCTAACAGTTCGGTAATAAAAAGTTCTCTGTCCAGAGGCAGTTTTAAAAAGAGGGATATTTAAAAATTGAGAACTCCTGGTTGTATAACTATTCACATCAGAACGTTTGGTGAAAATAGTGCTCAGGTATTCAGGGGCACGACAATTCATACATTTAAAAGCCAAAATAGTATTTCGATAGTAAAGCTGACTGGATACTGGAAGCCACTTAAGGCGTTTCAGTTCAGGCGTAACATGATCATATTTCCGAATTCCACTTACTATTCTACACGCAAAGTTTTGTACCGATTGTAGTTTGTCGATATTTAACTTCGAGCAGTTGGCCCACACGTTCGAACAATaaagcaatttgctaaaaaCTAAGGCATTAATAACTATCAAAGGGTCTTTCTGTCGAATGAATGTTTGACGCGGTTAATCTGCCCGAGAGAAGACATGCATGACGAAACGATCTTAATAATGTGATTGTTGTACGATAAATGAGGGTCCAATTTTCCCCTGGTTTGTTTAATACTATGGCGGGTTTCAGGTAATTCGTTCGTGTAGGAGCTTTGGTTACTCTTTGCATTGAGTTGTGTTCATGATGCGACGTGTTGCAATAGGCCACTTAATTTCAAGAATACcatgatactctttgtttgccctccaaaattttgtgCGTAagcattatttttgttttctcctaGGACTATTGTAAGTCTCAAGGGAAACTGCAATGCTAATGAAAAATTTTgcagggcaaacaaagagtcttatggtatttttaaaagtaaccTATTTAATAAAAGGCGTCATTGAACGGCATCTCCTCTTTCATTGAAACTAGTATTATGCCAAAATTCGTTTCACAATGTGTTGTGATCAATAAATGAGAGTTCCCCTTCCAAACAATTGTGCCCCTTGTTACAGTTACTACAattttatgttgttgttgttgttgttttttactgCAGATTGAAGATGTGATTGATCAGAACAGCAAGGACATAGCCCGGCATTGCGCAGTCTAGTCGTAATCGTAATCCAGTCTCTGTTTTACAATTAAAACCAAGAATACTTCCATCAAGAATTCAATCATATATATTCATCCTCCTTACAAATACCCACCCTTCAGATGGAAAGACTTCTCAGTTGCTACAAGAGTCGACATCAATCACATCAACCAGTCACAACGCAACCCAAACTTAGGACAGCCGGCGCAAGCGTCGCGAAAGCGCGGGAACACTCTATATCTTTCAACAACGCTGTAAATTAGTGGCTCGCATGAGAAAGCAGGAGTCTTTTATGCTCACCATGTTTCTGAGCTTTCAGCCTAATGTAAACATTGTGGAAGTGTCCTGTCTCCACCGAGTGCTCTCCAATAAAACACTTATATTGGTTTGTCTCTCCATCCAATACACATGTGCGGTGACCACGGTTTTCCCATGCCATGAATGCTGACATAGCACCAGTTACGATAACGAACAGCTTCAATTGCTAGGGTGGGGAGCAGGAAAAAATATTGTAAGTAAAACCTTGAATGGTCCTAGCTAACTTCTTGCTTTTTTGCATAGCAAAGAAAATCACCCAAAGCAACGCAACCCCAGAGATTTTTCCAAGGGAGGAACACGCGGGAAAGGAACGcttgacgaagccctaagaacgtCTGAGTGAGTGGCTAGTTATCGTGTTGTTTCCTTAGTCAGTATATTTTTCTCCACCCAGTtttataaatgggtaccggcgacaTACTGCCGGAGGGTAAGCCTGCGATGCACTAGCATCCCTTCCTGGGGTGAGGGGATTTTTTTGGGTGAGGGACAAAAAATCTCTCAGTCGCTTTATGTAACAGAGACCGTGAAAAGGTCCGACCATGTGAGCTCGAGTGACATGTGTGTGGCTACCCTATCCACTTTTACCGATACTTCAAAAGATCAAATaacaaataccatggaaacttTATCGAAGCCCTCCCAGAGGTTTGGAAAACAAGGGAAAATGTTGAacttgaactggggaacagggaacaaagacaaaatatcttgGGGAACAACTGAACATAAATCATTTTAGGAATCAAAAAGCTAAAAACACgtttggaagtaatttcgggaacCAGGGAAcacaatgaaaatttaaaaggaacaaGGGAAGTAGACTCCCCCCTCTCCCTACCTGGGGGCCTCTTTATCTACAAGGGTTCTTCCAAAGAGTTTTCCTTCTTTTCGTCGAGATCTAGAGTAAAAGGAAGCAAAGGTTGACATCACTGAGTACTTACGCTAACTTCGTATGCAACTCCCCATGAAATCATAATTACCACCGAAACCAGAAATATGAATAGTCCAATGTAAAATCGTCTCCGACTAAGCGTAAGTACAAATCCTGCGAttgtaaaacaaagaaaagcaagtGTTTCTTCCAAGACAAAATCACAATGGAAAGTTCGTTTTCTGCACGGGCGATAAATGGAAGATTTCGTTGAAACATCTGTTCGGATAACGTGTTCCctacaaatttgaaaattcgCCTAGCGGTCCTCTTGACTTTCAAAGCTTGGCGAAAACAGTTAAGTTGTTAAAAGACCTTAAAACGTCACTTTAAAACATCATAACAATAGAAAAagagtcccttacgttttcgaaagAGTTACATTTTTGAAAAGTTTGTATAGCTATCAAAAGGTCCGCCAGCATTTCCGGAAGTAAATGATTCAATGCCAAGTTCGTGAATGGACGGTAACTTTCAGCTGTTTAAAATTTCACAAACGAAGATTTTATTCCCTAAAATTTACGGAAGTTTAATTTTCTGCTAAGAAATCTGAACAGAACAAATTGGTCAAGCTGATAGAGATATTGCTTTAAACAGTCTTCACCCGTTACGATAAACATAGTTGGGTCCCTTTGAGGCTTTCAGAAAATTTGGTCATTCAATTCCCTACTATGGGACATGCACAAGTTGCACGGAAACGTGATTGCAATGATCGGCCAGTTGATGAGTTCAAAGTTACTTTGCTGAATCAATGAAAACGCCGACGGTGAGATGAAGCTAACAAGattttgtaacaaaaaaatttaaaaagggcCAAGCACGGGAAATCGGCAAGAAGTTTTGTTTGGGCATAAGTAAGTGCTATCGGGTTTTAATTTTGCTTCCGATTGGTGGAGAAAAGGCCGTGAAATCTTGATCAATCGTAAAGTGAAATCGACGGAACAGTTACATTACTTTCTACACTGAAATGAGTTAATGCTTTGGTATGTTGTTCAGTTTAGACGATAACACCAGTTTTATAGCTTCCTGTTGTTCCGGATACAAGTTACTTAGATCACATAACTTAATTGAAGCTTTCACTCTTAATCTATAACATTCACTTACTGTTTCCACCTGTGTGATTGAAAGGGTGGAAAGGATTAGATTTCAGTCGTCTCTTAAAAATAACTTCCGGTTTTTCGAGGATTTCAAGCGTTTTCAGAGCCTTTTTGAAACCCATTTCACTTCTTTTGCCTCCAGGCCGTTGCAGCAAAATTGTAACAAACCTTTGTGACGTAACCTTCTGAAGACCTGCGCGAGCAAGGAGTCTATTGGGAAGCTCAAAAGGTTTCCTGACTAACAGGAATAGCTCcacgccccgcacgtgcgtttAACAGTTTGTACATTTCTATGGCGTCATCCTCAAAACAGTGACGTGGTGAAatgccaaatttgaggttatcaAGGAGGACGTGAGCACAAGACtacattttttcacttttctcgCGCACGGTCAACGCCGTTTATCCctatttaaggtgattcctcagaaaaaaaaaattgtgggaaGATTTCCTTGAAACTTTACCTGgatgttccctactaatccctgttttgcGAGCTACTATAAAAAAGAtaagtcaccgtgcttgcttaagagatataatgggccaatcttaccccattgatgcctgtactAATACTGAAGacgcgcgttatttcatcggTTCACGGTACATTTTGCGAtagctaaacgagagggtttttaaagtaacacttgaaaaaacacctgataggtagaaagtccagagcatatggaacactgtttatatagtttatggaaaaatcactcaatttAACACGACGTCGattcaaaacgtttctcgagtcgttgttttcaagatcgtAATTAACATCCCTTGCTAAGGGGCTCAGTGTACGTTTTTAACTACATCTTTTCTTTCCTTCCGatacattttttaaacatttttttgatttaaaggggacaatttgtacaccaaagttatgcaataaaaaatataggtcaccatactcgtttaagagtaaaacaccatcgtacctgtctatctcgattatcgtagatccaaacaacaaaattcgccatgttctcgCGATGCGCGCGCTTATTCGCAAATaattatgggtcattcacaacttctctcgagtgttttgagaactgtttcagcgtgtatgatcgaTTACGCCAAATTTACAATGTTGCTAAGTTGACCAATTTATAAACATTGACATaccatatgcgcagtacaggatgtgcagtgcaatactgaggaatcagtTGATACACATTTTGCGTGCGAGTAGTAGTAATCGCAAAATCATGGCATTCATGAgaagtaatgtgaagtgctattttctaaacatgtaaaccatgtaagcgttagccctattaatgcaattgggcccacacaaggacaaagagAAACTGACTagggtaggaattgaacccacgaccctcgggttTGATCACCGCTgccctaccgactgagctacaaggtcagacgggagcaagtagtgggaatttaagatgtcaacTTCCAGGGGCAACATAGCATTGTTGAacgtattttcgtatttaaacggtagatataggcatatttttatcccctaaaaaattttcatctgttcggattccctagctggaagtctagtgatccgaaaattatagggatcaaaacttaccttttcgaaaatttcagcaagaaaaaaggctcccgaaaattcttggTGACCTTTTAGGGGTAAAAATCCGATTacaatgggcaattataccatgttttagatgttcgaaaatcctaggacaggcaggcaagctaggaattttacaacaaatgttgggAAAATtttagatctcaaatcgtcttccaaacagatattttccgaaaattgacgttgggtgcccctgaatttcACGGCAAtaaatatgtacaagtacagttgcaaaaacgtaacccttcgtTGTTCTACGAAGTGTCAGGTATTTGAAACGACAGGTACAGACTCGACCCTAAACTTTTCCTGTTCAACGGATATCTGGGAGAGTGATGAAATCATGGGCAGCGTAAGATacaaggctctggtgacaagATTACCAACAGAAACAAAAATAGAGTTTAATGCGATTGCCTGCAGTCCTAAATAGGCCTGAACATAAGAACACGAGCTTGTAAGTCCTGCGTTGCTTGAGAACCCCTGAACTTTTTGGATTAAAATTTCTTTGGTACTGTTAAAAAAATTCATGGCATGAAACGTGGTTATTACTTTGCTTGTTCTTCCCCTTAAAACAGAATAAAACTAGAAAGAAAGATAATTAGAGTTCAAGGCTGGAtgtcttttttcagttttatgaAACCataaatttttctttcttccttaaattttttttccctgttgGAGAGATCTTCATAGTTAAAACAGAAACTCTATGTAAATGAAGGCATTGGTACATGTAGTTAGAGGGGCGTTATTtatgtgtttgtttttttgttaaattgttTGTTTAACGCTAATAGAAAGGTGAATAGCACAAAACAGCTTGTACAAGGTCCTTTCCTGCTTGGCTTTTGAAGTATGTCCTTATGTTTCAGGTCATGAATCCTCAGTTCATCAACAATATTGCTTCATGGAATAAACATGTAGTTATCATACTGCACTCAGGGCCTTTAATGTCATTACATTGTCAAATGCTTtgattcactacttgcacaatcccataatacacctcaagtaccccccaaaacttttacataaccattgtttgcaatttctcctgagacatgaaaatgtcccaagagaagtcaaaaacaatgcctatgtagaatttttttttttttgggggggggggggggaaggaagAGGTGTATTATAGGATTTGTGCATGTAGTGAATTGCACCTGGTGtcaggcggccatgttggtggaaagaacaacagcaaaaaagtcttttgggattttgactctattattatgcaaaacttgagctacattcTTCCATTGTTTTGGCAGCAACATGCCcatcttatcacgtgagtgcaatcaaagaataactGCCCTTCAAATATTTTGGCCATTTTACTGGAGCCACATTATATTAACAGTCTGTCCATAATTTTGGAGGCTCTGACAGAAGTATTCTGACAGAAGTATTCTGAAGAAAAGCCAAATGAAAGAATGAGTCACTTAATGACATCAGTGGTGGTTACCAATCGGAGCTGATGAAGTAGGCTTGGCCCTCCCCTATTTCTTCCTCTGACAGCCAGTGCTCCGGTTTTTGGGTATTCAAAATTATAACTGAGTATGAGTCAGCCTTCTGAGAAGACTACATTCAGCTCAAAACTGCTGTCAAAATTAACTCCTTTTATCCTTGCATGTGCAACGACTGTTCACACTGATGAACCACCTTCTCTTACAGTGTAGCTTCTCCTTTCTTGGATTTCAAATTTCCATCTTCAGTTTGATTCAAAAGGGAAACTCGAGTAACCTCTTCTGGATTTCAATTCTCAGTATAATTAAAGCATTTGATGAACTTGGTAAAGGCTCAACATTTGCCACTGTGTGAACCTGCTACTAAACGCCAGAGGGCAGGAAAAAATCTGCGAGAGACTTTTCAACCCTGGCAGAGCATCTTGGTTGTTAAAGTGATGGGAATGCCAGAGTCTTAAGACAGGACAAGGCACTGATTGACTAAGCCACCACTTCCAAGGACACTTTTTGTAAGCTTTGTGTCTCTCTTACATATTCATGGGTGACATTCTTCCTTGCAAGAGTTTCGTTTCCCATACTCTTCTTTGGTAAGAAGTCCATCCTGGATATTCTCGGTGAGTTTTGGAAGAACTACAGCAAGGTACCCTTCTGTCTCTGGCTGCAGGTGAAAGAAGATAACACTTGCTTGTTTTATGACCATAAAATTAATTTCGGATTCAATACTCAATGACCTTTGAGAAATTTTGTAAAACGATAAATCAAGGAAGGCGGGACACTTGTTTTTGTGCGTTTGGAAACCCAATGAAGCAAAATGCACAAGTTTTTGAAATAACTTctccaacaaaagaaattttaattttaatcacttttttcaagtcaaatatttttgtaaacCAAAAGGGTGCTCAGAAGCGTGCGAGAGCTGTCAGTAAGCACTTGTTCCATGCCGTTAATTGATTTCAAACAACACGTGTTTGAAGTTATTGATTTCAAACCACAtgtgtttgaaattcatttagtGAATCAACAAGTAGTGTTTAATTGGGTTTCAAGCTTGTCCACGTAACCAGAATGGGGCGATGCAATTGGCTTATTAATTAACTTATGAAGTATTAACGAGTTTGACAAATGAGAGGTGAACAACTCGTCTCTGATGAATTATCCGTCTAAAAAGGATATTTTGTCTACAATTCATCTTGATATAAATATGGTGTTTAGACAAATTATGGACCAAAAATTAGGTCTTCAGCTGATTCATCTGTAAGCATGTCTTGAACCCTACAAGTAATAAGGCTTCCGATGTTCTTTAGAGAGGTAACCAAAGCTGTAAGCAAAACATTGAGCCTTTTACCAGTACTGGGCATTACCTTTTCCAACATGATATTTGGATTGCTGACCAATTCTTCATTTACTTCAACTAGCTTTCCTTTAACACAgctgatacaaaaaaaaaagagaaacatttTAAACACTTTGAACGACCAACCAATTGGCTCAGTTGCTTGAGCATTGGACTATAGTGCAGGATGTCATGGGATAAAAACCCGTACCAACagtcagggtcttaaaatagcTGAGGTGAAAGTGCTGCATTTGCAGTGACATCTGCAAAATGGTtacactctctagtcttctcggaaaaGGACTATAAAACATAGGCCCTGTCTTACAAACCCTGCcttgttcataaccctgtgggatgtaaaagaacctTCACAATATTCACAAACAGCAGGGCGTGGTGTACGCGGTGTTGTGGTCAGTCATATGTGACACACCacggttgggagggtaaatgcctagaaatattagctacaccaagctgtTCCAGAATCCAAGGATAAAGGAAGATAAGATGACGACGATGACACAAGGCCACACAATGCAATAAAACTTCCATTTTTATTCAAGTTTAGTCCTTCACTTACCTATACAGAATATATTTGTCACCACTAGATGTTGTAACCTCACAAATTGGAGACTCTGGCAGAAGATGCTGTgcacctttctttccttttcctgaTACTTTGTTATCCAGTCTATTGACCTTGTTGCTGACTTGGAAATTTACATTCGATATTTTCTTGCACTGAAGCAATGGATGACTGGTTGCAATGGTAATCACACATATTCTGACACAAAAATGGGATCATTATGCACCGATCAACTCagaacttcaacatcccccccccccccctttccggGTAAACCAcaggcatttgaacttttgaagattggatcaaacaaattcccgccccctcaggccaaaatggtgttcaaatgccctaccctgtcgtcagatttgtctgtctgtccccaacttttgaagacctttttagtaagccaatcgctcacaaatgctatatctcttcctttaaactcttccatctcatCCAAACACATGTTTTATGGCTGTTAGTGTCTTTAGCAtccgaaaaaaaataatttgaaaccTGACTTTTCcagttcaattttccccaccgcACACAGGCaaagtcaaatgcccggggtttgccggggtggggatgttgaagtttcaatttgatcgGTGCATTAATGAAACACTGCTGCAATGGCAGGTAACAACGACAACTAGATAAACAGATGGACAGATATAGCAGTACAGCATATGGGtctaaagaaatatttttcattaaatttcacAAGTATGTAAGAGTTTCATGGGTTATTACGGGGTTTAGTTTCTTCCTAAGTAGTGACTAATCCCAACATGCTGCATGTGCCATTGGCACCTGTTGAGCGCTCAAATGTCAAACCCATTCTTGGAAGGGGGGAGTGGGTATTTATAATGCTTGAAATTTGGGTAAAAACATACGACAGGTTATAAGATCAAATAATGTATTTTTACTTTGTGCTTTCAAGTGGGGCCTTAAAATATTCAGTGAACTTAAACGTACTTGTTTGAATGCTGCAATACACATTGATCCTCACAAGCTCTACCTTTGATGTCTCAGATGGAAAAAAGACAATACAGTCAAATTTACGGGGAAAAACCGCTCTTCGTAATTAAGTCATGAAATTTCAATGTCGTTAATCTGATTTCAAACTAACCTGTCTTATATATTCTTGTAAAATACCGATCAACTACTGTCTTCCTTTCCTCAGTTCCATCCGCCATCTTTGATAAAAAGAACCGGGCATGCCAAGAACCGAGCCTTGTTAGCTTGGCATCCAGGCCAAAAACAAGATGGAGTCTGTGAGGAGAAGTAAAACTTCAAATATACTCGAAAAACCATTAAGTAAAGGAAGAAACGAGGTATTCAATTGTTGTAAATGTCGACTTCAACAAGGCCTTTTGTCATTCGATGGTATTAAGGCTATTGAATGTGCTCTGTTTTAGATCAACGTTAGCACTTTTGGTTTGTTGTTTTCTGAGATGGTGCAGTATTGTCAGAACAGAGTTCACACAGTTCCAGAACTTCAGACCAAGTGAGTGCCAATTCGGACGATTGCTAGAATACCCATACAATCAATCTGAAATATCAAAAACTCATTTTTCGGATTTTTGTGGCTGGTACTTGGCCAAAGCAAGTAACAAAAAACCCTAAAAACTCTGTGGATAAAAGCCTGTCAGTCGAACGCAACCTAAGTCTGGCCGTTTCAGGCCAGT
This portion of the Montipora capricornis isolate CH-2021 chromosome 11, ASM3666992v2, whole genome shotgun sequence genome encodes:
- the LOC138023742 gene encoding protein Abitram-like; translated protein: MADGTEERKTVVDRYFTRIYKTDIKGRACEDQCVLQHSNKICVITIATSHPLLQCKKISNVNFQVSNKVNRLDNKVSGKGKKGAQHLLPESPICEVTTSSGDKYILYSCVKGKLVEVNEELVSNPNIMLEKPETEGYLAVVLPKLTENIQDGLLTKEEYGKRNSCKEECHP
- the LOC138023525 gene encoding cation channel sperm-associated auxiliary subunit TMEM249-like, translated to MGFKKALKTLEILEKPEVIFKRRLKSNPFHPFNHTGGNRFVLTLSRRRFYIGLFIFLVSVVIMISWGVAYEVSQLKLFVIVTGAMSAFMAWENRGHRTCVLDGETNQYKCFIGEHSVETGHFHNVYIRLKAQKHGAGEMYYYVVLNGFHITEQKITSYTKNDKKLRVLAKKLAENLNLNFFDIKANSKDHVIRHRPVVEVPNIQNDEVNVAQPV